The proteins below are encoded in one region of Methanofollis aquaemaris:
- a CDS encoding glycosyltransferase family 4 protein yields MKVNFFVEDMLFFKYIGCATLAKTLYRALADGNGGPEVSWNAHGRDFDLVHYHTFGPLALANKKLSGAVTVLTAHSTPRLNAGNLAFSDTVNNFYPGIYQGFDHIITISPLCDEEVREFAPDVPTTLIPNGVNRERFRPDAEKRAAFRETYGIGEDEQVVLTVAQQTPRKGIYDFLALSRDHPDTRFVWVGGFPYGRFSKDHGRIEEEKSKCGKNVLFTGFVEDITAAYCSADVFFMPSFAEGLPMVILEALASGLPVVARKIPEFTGNFGDAALYFDDLAGAGALLEDTALLRQHADLSRPFTERYDIRKVSDLHVRLYQELTSS; encoded by the coding sequence ATGAAAGTCAACTTTTTCGTCGAGGACATGCTCTTTTTCAAATATATCGGCTGCGCCACCCTGGCAAAGACCCTGTACCGGGCGCTCGCCGACGGCAACGGCGGCCCCGAAGTCTCCTGGAACGCTCACGGCCGGGACTTCGACCTGGTCCACTACCATACCTTCGGTCCCCTCGCCCTCGCAAACAAAAAACTGAGCGGCGCGGTGACCGTACTCACCGCCCACTCGACGCCACGACTCAACGCCGGCAACCTCGCCTTCTCTGATACCGTCAACAACTTTTACCCCGGCATATACCAGGGCTTCGACCACATCATCACCATCTCGCCGCTCTGCGACGAGGAGGTGCGCGAGTTCGCCCCCGACGTCCCTACCACCCTCATCCCGAACGGCGTGAACAGGGAACGGTTCAGACCCGACGCCGAGAAGCGGGCGGCCTTCCGCGAGACGTACGGGATCGGCGAGGACGAGCAGGTGGTGCTCACCGTCGCCCAGCAGACACCCCGGAAAGGCATCTACGACTTCCTCGCCCTCTCGCGGGACCACCCGGACACCAGGTTTGTCTGGGTCGGCGGGTTCCCCTACGGCAGGTTCTCAAAAGACCACGGCCGGATCGAAGAGGAGAAGAGTAAGTGCGGCAAGAACGTCCTCTTCACCGGGTTCGTCGAGGACATCACCGCGGCCTACTGCAGCGCCGACGTCTTCTTCATGCCCAGTTTCGCCGAGGGCCTCCCGATGGTCATCCTGGAGGCGCTCGCCAGCGGCCTGCCGGTCGTCGCCCGCAAGATCCCCGAGTTCACCGGGAACTTCGGCGACGCCGCCCTCTACTTCGACGACCTCGCCGGGGCCGGGGCACTCCTCGAGGACACCGCCCTCCTCAGGCAGCACGCCGACCTCTCCAGACCCTTCAC
- a CDS encoding protoporphyrinogen/coproporphyrinogen oxidase: protein MNPPQTYYTVKTAILGGGLTGITLARLLRQQGEDVVVLEAESGYGGLCRSKVIDGFTFDTGGSHIIFSRDTEVLSLMKEALGENRTERQRKTKIFYKGRYVKYPFENGLADLPKDDLFFCINEFIKALIAAEKGEVKPPENFGEWIRTTFGEGIAACYMLPYNRKIWKFPPEEMSAHWMDGRVPRPPVEDVVRSAVGIETEGYTHQSVFSYPQEGGIEAMVKAVAAPIEDAIRTGFAVRSVRRKGDRWVISDGTEEVVADRCISTIPLQALLPALDGVPHDVAAACRALKYNSVACVCLGLRGDVPPYSWVYVPQEELGPFNRISFPSGYSDTNAPEGCSSVLAEVTYRDGDPTAALSDDDLVASTVDGLMEMGVIASRDQVLTTSVERQKYAYVIYDLAYLENIKIVREYCESLGIDLVGRFSEFEYLNMDGCIRHVIEFAKEFS from the coding sequence ATGAATCCTCCACAAACCTATTACACCGTGAAAACGGCGATATTGGGCGGCGGACTGACCGGCATAACACTGGCGCGACTGCTGCGTCAGCAGGGCGAGGACGTGGTGGTCCTTGAGGCTGAGTCCGGGTACGGCGGGCTCTGCCGGTCGAAGGTCATCGACGGCTTCACCTTCGACACCGGCGGGTCGCACATTATATTTTCAAGAGATACAGAGGTCCTCTCCCTCATGAAGGAGGCGCTCGGGGAGAACCGGACCGAACGGCAGAGAAAGACGAAGATCTTCTACAAGGGGCGGTACGTGAAGTACCCCTTCGAGAACGGACTTGCCGACCTCCCGAAGGACGACCTCTTCTTCTGCATCAACGAGTTCATCAAGGCGCTCATCGCCGCGGAGAAGGGCGAGGTGAAACCGCCCGAGAACTTCGGCGAGTGGATCCGCACCACCTTCGGCGAGGGGATCGCGGCGTGCTACATGCTCCCGTACAACAGAAAGATCTGGAAGTTCCCGCCGGAGGAGATGTCGGCCCACTGGATGGACGGCCGCGTGCCAAGGCCGCCGGTGGAGGATGTGGTCAGGTCGGCGGTCGGGATCGAGACCGAGGGCTACACCCACCAGTCGGTCTTCTCGTACCCGCAGGAGGGCGGGATCGAGGCGATGGTGAAGGCCGTCGCCGCACCGATCGAGGACGCCATCAGGACCGGGTTTGCGGTCAGGTCGGTCAGGCGCAAGGGCGACCGCTGGGTGATCTCCGACGGCACCGAAGAGGTCGTCGCCGACCGGTGCATCTCCACCATCCCCCTCCAGGCCCTCCTCCCTGCCCTCGACGGCGTCCCACACGACGTTGCCGCGGCCTGCCGGGCCCTCAAGTACAACTCGGTCGCCTGCGTCTGCCTCGGACTCAGGGGCGACGTCCCGCCGTACTCCTGGGTCTATGTCCCGCAGGAAGAACTCGGCCCCTTCAACCGGATCTCCTTCCCCTCAGGCTACAGCGACACCAACGCCCCCGAAGGGTGCAGTTCGGTCCTCGCCGAAGTGACCTACCGCGACGGCGACCCCACCGCGGCCCTCTCCGACGACGACCTCGTCGCCTCCACCGTCGACGGCCTCATGGAGATGGGAGTCATCGCCTCGCGCGACCAGGTGCTCACCACCTCGGTCGAACGCCAGAAATACGCCTACGTCATCTACGACCTCGCCTACCTGGAGAATATCAAGATCGTCAGGGAGTACTGCGAGAGCCTCGGGATCGATCTTGTCGGCCGGTTCTCCGAGTTCGAGTACCTCAATATGGACGGGTGCATCCGTCACGTCATCGAGTTTGCGAAGGAGTTTTCATGA
- a CDS encoding DUF1847 domain-containing protein — MEGGYPACARCGIKKDEQLCRTKDGRSIPGCPTAEQAEVLAAAMEEYRRPAVAAFARAAAVQEGEGYGDKEQGYDRLRPVKCRLEETAEFAGKMGYRRLGLAFCTGLAKEAAAVERFFRGRGFEVISVVCKAGRVPKETLGVSDQEKVAPGTDEQICNPIFQAMLLNAAETEFNIMLGLCVGHDSLFMKYAEAPCTVLAAKDRLLGHNPLAAVYTIESYSRYMK, encoded by the coding sequence ATGGAAGGAGGCTACCCTGCATGCGCCAGATGCGGGATCAAAAAAGACGAGCAACTCTGCAGGACAAAAGACGGGAGGTCGATCCCAGGATGTCCGACGGCAGAGCAGGCCGAAGTGCTGGCCGCCGCGATGGAGGAGTACCGCCGCCCTGCCGTGGCCGCCTTTGCACGGGCGGCGGCGGTCCAGGAGGGCGAGGGCTATGGAGATAAGGAGCAGGGGTACGACCGCCTCAGGCCGGTGAAGTGCCGGCTTGAGGAGACGGCCGAGTTTGCCGGGAAGATGGGATACCGCCGCCTCGGCCTTGCCTTCTGCACCGGCCTTGCAAAGGAGGCGGCGGCGGTGGAGCGTTTCTTCAGGGGGCGGGGTTTTGAAGTCATCTCGGTGGTCTGCAAGGCGGGCCGCGTCCCGAAAGAGACTCTCGGCGTCTCCGACCAGGAGAAGGTGGCGCCGGGCACCGACGAGCAGATCTGCAATCCCATCTTCCAGGCCATGCTCCTCAATGCCGCAGAGACCGAGTTCAACATCATGCTCGGCCTCTGCGTCGGGCACGACTCCCTCTTCATGAAATATGCGGAGGCGCCCTGCACCGTCCTCGCCGCCAAGGATCGCTTGCTCGGCCACAACCCCCTCGCGGCGGTCTATACGATAGAGAGTTATTCGCGGTACATGAAGTAA
- a CDS encoding sodium:solute symporter family protein, whose protein sequence is MIEPVTAGIIGLYFLVLIVIGAWASGKIHNTEDYIVAGRSLGFWVFTILMVSSICSGMTLLGVSGLGFTTGWPSIWEQLFVPLAASFCIIVFGVKLHRIGKKNNYLTVEDYLADRFESPKVMRGLSAVAGIIVSLIYLIGQYTAISIVLVWLFEIPHWQALIISGVIITAYTVVGGLYAVSWTTVIQGGLLIVGVLAIAPILIMKAGGMGHINEVMAGIDPTFVQPYLTEGMTFTPEFLLSFGLMLTVGLACAPHVINNVLAAKEERYFKWSPLIAFAVYAVVMLLMKFAGFAGRVLVEEGSIILPDVPNAQDFIFISGLEYAMPNLWVWSFFAVIVLAAVMSTTDRLMLTVGSMFAWDVWKNIFRPSASDKEVLLVSRVAVVVAAGGTLLLAINPPQMLAWLMWSGIGIMLATFAVPLLAGLYWRGATREGAIASMLVGLVSGGALGYWYYVVDKMPFHFSMYAFLLSAVTMVVVSMATTKTDAKVLDATLTGKFIHLR, encoded by the coding sequence ATGATCGAACCGGTCACGGCCGGGATCATCGGCCTCTACTTCCTGGTCCTCATCGTGATCGGGGCCTGGGCCTCGGGCAAGATCCACAACACCGAGGACTACATCGTCGCCGGAAGGTCGCTCGGGTTCTGGGTCTTCACCATCCTGATGGTCTCCTCCATCTGCTCGGGGATGACCCTGCTCGGGGTGAGCGGGCTCGGCTTCACCACCGGGTGGCCCTCCATCTGGGAACAACTCTTCGTCCCGCTGGCCGCCTCCTTCTGTATCATCGTCTTCGGCGTCAAACTCCACCGGATCGGGAAGAAGAACAACTACCTGACGGTCGAGGACTATCTTGCCGACCGCTTCGAGAGCCCGAAGGTCATGCGAGGACTCTCGGCGGTGGCCGGGATCATCGTCTCCCTCATCTACCTGATTGGACAGTACACTGCGATCTCCATCGTGCTCGTCTGGCTCTTTGAGATCCCCCACTGGCAGGCGCTGATCATCTCGGGCGTCATCATCACCGCCTACACCGTGGTCGGCGGGCTGTACGCCGTCTCGTGGACGACGGTGATCCAGGGCGGCCTCCTTATCGTGGGGGTGCTTGCGATCGCGCCGATCCTCATCATGAAAGCCGGCGGGATGGGCCATATCAACGAGGTGATGGCCGGGATCGACCCGACCTTTGTTCAGCCGTACCTCACCGAGGGGATGACCTTCACGCCCGAGTTTCTCCTCTCGTTCGGGCTGATGCTCACGGTAGGGCTTGCCTGCGCCCCGCACGTCATCAACAATGTGCTGGCGGCAAAGGAGGAGCGCTACTTCAAGTGGTCGCCGCTCATCGCCTTCGCGGTCTACGCGGTCGTGATGCTCCTGATGAAGTTTGCCGGGTTTGCCGGCCGGGTGCTCGTCGAGGAGGGGAGCATCATTCTCCCCGACGTGCCCAATGCCCAGGACTTCATCTTCATCTCAGGGCTGGAGTACGCCATGCCCAACCTCTGGGTCTGGTCGTTCTTTGCGGTGATCGTGCTCGCGGCCGTGATGTCGACGACCGACCGGTTGATGCTCACGGTGGGCTCGATGTTTGCCTGGGATGTCTGGAAGAATATCTTCAGGCCCTCGGCCAGCGACAAAGAGGTGCTCCTCGTCTCCAGGGTCGCGGTCGTCGTGGCCGCCGGCGGGACGCTCCTCCTCGCGATCAACCCGCCCCAGATGCTCGCGTGGTTGATGTGGTCCGGGATCGGGATCATGCTCGCCACCTTTGCGGTGCCTCTCCTCGCCGGGCTGTACTGGCGGGGTGCGACCAGAGAGGGTGCCATCGCCTCGATGCTGGTCGGTCTGGTCTCAGGCGGGGCGCTTGGCTACTGGTACTATGTGGTCGACAAGATGCCCTTCCATTTCAGCATGTATGCCTTCCTCCTCTCGGCGGTCACGATGGTCGTCGTCAGCATGGCGACCACGAAGACCGATGCGAAGGTGCTCGACGCCACGCTGACCGGCAAGTTCATCCACCTCCGGTGA